A genome region from Oncorhynchus gorbuscha isolate QuinsamMale2020 ecotype Even-year linkage group LG26, OgorEven_v1.0, whole genome shotgun sequence includes the following:
- the LOC124016103 gene encoding retinal cone rhodopsin-sensitive cGMP 3',5'-cyclic phosphodiesterase subunit gamma-like, which produces MNTAPPAGSALATPAGTAGPTTPKKGPPKFKQRQTRTFKSKAPKPGQKGFGDDIPGMEGLGTDIAVVCPWEAYGDMELSDLAKYGII; this is translated from the exons ATGAACACAGCTCCCCCTGCAGGAAGTGCCTTGGCAACACCCGCTGGGACAGCTGGCCCCACCACCCCCAAGAAGGGACCCCCCAAGTTCAAGCAGAGGCAAACCCGTACATTCAAGAGCAAGGCCCCCAAGCCTGGCCAGAAAGG ATTTGGTGATGACATCCCAGGCATGGAGGGTCTTGGCACAG aCATAGCAGTGGTCTGCCCATGGGAGGCCTACGGCGACATGGAGCTCAGTGATCTGGCCAAATATGGAATCATCTAA